The genomic stretch CGTCGATCGTGCCGCGGGTGTCGAGGTCGACCGTGATCGCGCCGGACACCGCCAGCGTCGCCGTGGCCGTGAAACCGGCCGCCGGCGGGTCGAGCCGGGCCAGCGAGCGGATCAGCGGCTCGTGCGTGTCGATGCCGACGTTACCCAGGCCGGTGAGCGCCGCCGACACCCGCTGGCTCGGCTTGAGCCCCTGGTCGGAACGGAACCGCCGGACCTCGGTCACGACCTTTTGCAGGGCGGCCAGCTCTTCCTCGGCGGCGTCGTCGATCAGCGCCTTGTCCGCCGCCGGCCACTGCGCCTTCATGATCGTCTCGCCACCGGTGAGCGCGATCCACAGCTCCTCCGTGACGAACGGGATCACCGGGTGCAGCAGGCGCAGCAGCTGGTCGAGCACGTGCCCGAGCACGCGGCGGGTGTTCTGGCTCTGCGCGGACGCGAGCACCGGCTTGCTGAGCTCGAGGTACCAGTCGCAGACGTCGTCCCACGCGAAGTGGTACAGCGTGTCGCAGACCTTCGCATACTCGTACGCCTTGAACTGCTCGTCGACCTCACCGATCACGTGCTGCAGCCGCGAGAGGATCCACTTGTCGATCGCCGACAGCTCGTCGGCCGGCGGCAACGGGCCCTCGACTGTCGCGCCGTTCATCAGCGCGAACCGGGTGGCGTTCCAGAGCTTGTTGCAGAAGTTGCGCGAGCCCTGGCACCACTCCTCGCTGATCGGCACGTCGGAGCCCGGGTTGGCGCCGCGGGCCAACGTGAACCGGGTGGCGTCGGCGCCGTACCGCTCGATCCAGTCCAGCGGGTCGACCACGTTGCCGAACGACTTCGACATCTTCTTGCCGTGGCCGTCGCGGACCATGCCGTGCAGGTTGACCACGTTGAACGGCTGCACGTCGTCCATCGCGTACAGCCCGAACATCATCATCCGGGCGACCCAGAAGAACAGGATGTCGTAGCCGGTGACGAGGACGCTGGTCGGATAGAACTTGGCCAGCTCGGCGGTCTGCTCGGGCCAGCCCATGGTCGAGAACGGCCACAGCGCCGACGAGAACCAGGTGTCGAGAACGTCCTCGTCCTGCTTCCAGCCGTCGCCGGTGGGCGGCTGCTCGTCCGGGCCGACGCAGACGACCTCGCCGTCCGGCCCGTACCAGACAGGGATGCGGTGACCCCACCACAGCTGCCGCGAGATGCACCAGTCGTGCATGTTGTCGACCCAGGCGAAGTACCGCTTCGAGAGCTCGGCGGGCTCGATGGTGACCCGGCCGTCCCGTACGGCGTCTCCGGCCTTTTTGGCCAGCGGCCCCGTGTTGACGAACCACTGCAGCGAGAGCCGCGGTTCGACAGTCGTCTTGCAGCGCGAGCAGTGTCCCACCGAGTGCACGTACGGGCGCTTCTCGGCGACGATCCGGCCCTGTTCGCGCAGCGCGGCGACGATGGCGGGCCGCGCTTCGTAACGGTCGAGGCCCTCGAACGGACCGTGCACGGTGACGACCGCGCGCTCGTCCATCATCGTGATGCTGGGCAGGTTGTGCCGCTGGCCGATCTCGAAGTCGTTCGGGTCGTGGGCCGGGGTCACCTTCACCGCGCCCGTGCCGAACGACGGGTCGACGTGCTCGTCGGCCACGATCGGGATCCGCCGGCCGGTGAGCGGCAGCTCGACCTCGGTGCCGATCATGTGCTGGTAGCGCTCGTCGTCGGGGTGGACGGCCACGGCGGTGTCGCCCAGCATCGTCTCGGCCCGCGTGGTCGCCACGACGATCGAGTGGTCGCCCTCGCCGTAACGGATCGAGACCAGCTCACCCTCGTCGTCGGTGTGCTCGACCTCGATGTCGCTGAGCGCGGTGAGGCAGCGCGGACACCAGTTGATGATCCGGTTGGCCCGGTAGATCAGCTCGTCGTCGTAGAGCCGCTTGAAGATCGTCTGGACGGCGCGGGACAGCCCCTCGTCCATCGTGAACCGCTCACGGGACCAGTCCACGGAGTCGCCCAGCCGGCGCATCTGCCCGAGGATGGCGCCACCGGACTGGGCCTTCCACTCCCAGACCTGCTTGACGAAGTCCTCCCGGCCCAGGTCGTGCCTGGAGAGCTGCTGCCCGGCGAGCTGACGCTCCACGACATTCTGCGTCGCGATGCCCGCGTGGTCCATGCCCGGCAGCCAGAGCACCTCGAAGCCCTGCATCCGCTTGAGCCGCGACAGGATGTCCTGGATGGTGTGGTCGAGGGCGTGCCCGACGTGCAGCGAGCCGGTCACGTTGGGCGGCGGGATGACGATCGAGAACGCGGGCTTGTCGCTCGCCGGGTCGGCGGTGAAGTAGCCCTCGGTTACCCACGTCTCGTACCGCCGCTGCTCTACCTCGCCCGGCTGATACTGGGCGGAGAGGCCCCCGGTGGGCCGGCTGTCGGGGGTGCGGTTCTGGGTCGTCTCGGTCACCCGACAAGTCTACGGATGTCCCGCCGGAACCCCGAATTCGCATCGCCCGTGCTTGCTACGCTCCTGCAATGCCCGAGCCCGGCCCCAATCAGATCGACATCGGCACGCTGCCACCCGACCCCGACTCCCCCGCCGCGGGAGAAGAGGCCCAGGCCCAGGCCGACAAAAAGACCGGTTTCCCCGTACGCCGTGCCCTGATCGTCGGCTTGCTGGCGATCGCGACGGCCGGCGTGGTGACGCTCGGCTTCACCAGTTGGCGCATCATCGCGCAAAAGGACGCGAAGCTGACGGCTCCACCGCAGATCGGGAACCTCCGCATCGACGGCTCGGAAAACGGCGTCACCACGGCCGACTATCTGCAGACGGCCCTCGCCGCCGAGGTCGAACTGGACCACACCGTCGGCGCCGTCTATCAGGAGACGGGCGAGCGGGACGTCCTTTTTCTGGGCGGCACCGGACTGATCTGGACGCCGTCACGCGATCTCGATTCCGCCATGTCGCTGATCTCCGACAAGGAAGGCTCGGTCACCAATCTTCACGCCGTCGACCCGGGTCCGCTCGACGGCGTCATGAAGTGCGGAATCACCAAAACACCCGACGGCGACCTGACGGTGTGCGGATGGGCAGACCACGGCAGTCTCGCCTTGGCCATGTTCAACAACCGCACCGAAGCCGAGGCGGCGCCCCTCATGCGCGAGATCCGCAACGCCACCGAAACCCGCTGACCTCCTCCGCAACGCCACCTCTTGCCGGCCGCGCCCCATTGCCTGGGGCGCGGTCTTCTCGTTTCGGCCCCAAAACGTTTCGGCCCCAAAACGGCAGTAGGCCCACCCCGTTCGGGGTGGGCCTACTGTTTCACGTTGAGTCCGGCGGCGTCCTACTCTCCCACACCCTCCCGAGTGCAGTACCATCGGCGCTGGAGGGCTTAGCTTCCGGGTTCGGAATGAGACCGGGCGTTTCCCCTCCGCTATGACCACCGAAACAGCTATCAGCAGAACAAACCAGTGTCAGCAACCCACACCCCGACGCAATTGGGGGCTGGTGCTTCTGGTTGTTCGTTTGCTGTGAATCACACAGTGGACGCGCTCATATGTTTAGGGTGGTTAAGCCCTCGGCCTATTAGTACCGGTCAACTGAACCAGTTACCTGGCTTACATCTCCGGCCTATCAACCCAATAGTCTCTTGGGAGCCTTACCCACTCAAGGTGGTGGGATACCTCATCTCGAAGCGAGCTTCCCGCTTAGATGCTTTCAGCGGTTATCCCTTCCGAACGTAGCCAACCAGCCGTGCCCCTGGCGGGACAACTGGCACACCAGAGGTTCGTCCGTCCCGGTCCTCTCGTACTAGGGACAGCCCTTCTCAAGTATCCAACGCGCACGGCGGATAGGGACCGAACTGTCTCACGACGTTCTAAACCCAGCTCGCGTACCGCTTTAATGGGCGAACAGCCCAACCCTTGGGACCTGCTACAGCCCCAGGATGCGACGAGCCGACATCGAGGTGCCAAACCATCCCGTCGATATGGACTCTTGGGGAAGATCAGCCTGTTATCCCCGGGGTACCTTTTATCCGTTGAGCGACACCGCTTCCACACGCAAGTGCCGGATCACTAGTCCCGACTTTCGTCCCTGCTCGACCCGTCAGTCTCACAGTCAAGCTCCCTTGTGCACTTACACTCAACACCTGATTGCCAACCAGGCTGAGGGAACCTTTGGGCGCCTCCGTTACCCTTTAGGAGGCAACCGCCCCAGTTAAACTACCCACCAGACACTGTCCCTCGACCCGATCAGGGCCGCAAGTTAGATACCCAAACCCAACAGAGTGGTATTTCAAGATTGCCTCCACCCGAACTGGCGTCCGAGCTTCACCGGCTCCCACCTATCCTACACAATTAAATTCGGATACCAATGTCAAGCTATAGTAAAGGTCCCGGGGTCTTTCCGTCCTGCCGCGCGTAACGAGCATCTTTACTCGTACTGCAATTTCGCCGGGCCTGTGGTTGAGACAGTGGGGAAGTCGTTACGCCATTCGTGCAGGTCGGAACTTACCCGACAAGGAATTTCGCTACCTTAGGATGGTTATAGTTACCACCGCCGTTTACTGGCGCTTAAGTTCTCCGCCTCGCCCCCGAAAGAGCTAACAGGTCCCCTTAACGTTCCAGCACCGGGCAGGCGTCAGTCCATATACATCGTCTTACGACTTGGCATGGACCTGTGTTTTTAGTAAACAGTCGCTTCCCCCTGCTCTCTGCGGCCATACCACGCTCCACCAGCAAGTGGCTTCACGCGTCCGGCCCCCCTTCTCCCTAAGTTACGGGGGCAATTTGCCGAGTTCCTTAACCACAGTTCACCCGTCGCCTTAGTATTCTCTACCTGACCACCTGTGTCGGTTTAGGGTACGGGCCGCTCAGAACATCGCTAGAGGCTTTTCTCGGCAGCATAGGATCACTGACTTCACCTGAAACGGCTCGGCATCACGTCTCACCCTCAATGGACTACGGATTTGCCTATAGTCCGGGCTACACGCTTACCCCAGGACAACCACCGCCTGGGACCAGCTACCTTCCTGCGTCACCCCATCACTAAACTACTAGCCCAGAGGGTCCTAGACTCCCCACCATAGGTCCGAAGACCGCCGGCAGCTCGCGTAGTTAGCACCTGAACATTCGTCTTGGGCGTTCTTTTGCGGGTACGGGAATATCAACCCGTTATCCAT from Paractinoplanes brasiliensis encodes the following:
- a CDS encoding valine--tRNA ligase, which codes for MTETTQNRTPDSRPTGGLSAQYQPGEVEQRRYETWVTEGYFTADPASDKPAFSIVIPPPNVTGSLHVGHALDHTIQDILSRLKRMQGFEVLWLPGMDHAGIATQNVVERQLAGQQLSRHDLGREDFVKQVWEWKAQSGGAILGQMRRLGDSVDWSRERFTMDEGLSRAVQTIFKRLYDDELIYRANRIINWCPRCLTALSDIEVEHTDDEGELVSIRYGEGDHSIVVATTRAETMLGDTAVAVHPDDERYQHMIGTEVELPLTGRRIPIVADEHVDPSFGTGAVKVTPAHDPNDFEIGQRHNLPSITMMDERAVVTVHGPFEGLDRYEARPAIVAALREQGRIVAEKRPYVHSVGHCSRCKTTVEPRLSLQWFVNTGPLAKKAGDAVRDGRVTIEPAELSKRYFAWVDNMHDWCISRQLWWGHRIPVWYGPDGEVVCVGPDEQPPTGDGWKQDEDVLDTWFSSALWPFSTMGWPEQTAELAKFYPTSVLVTGYDILFFWVARMMMFGLYAMDDVQPFNVVNLHGMVRDGHGKKMSKSFGNVVDPLDWIERYGADATRFTLARGANPGSDVPISEEWCQGSRNFCNKLWNATRFALMNGATVEGPLPPADELSAIDKWILSRLQHVIGEVDEQFKAYEYAKVCDTLYHFAWDDVCDWYLELSKPVLASAQSQNTRRVLGHVLDQLLRLLHPVIPFVTEELWIALTGGETIMKAQWPAADKALIDDAAEEELAALQKVVTEVRRFRSDQGLKPSQRVSAALTGLGNVGIDTHEPLIRSLARLDPPAAGFTATATLAVSGAITVDLDTRGTIDVAAERARLEKDRAAAEKEAAQCRAKLGNESFVGKAPEQVVAKIKDRLATAEADLTRIAAALEALPSS